A region of Sulfitobacter faviae DNA encodes the following proteins:
- a CDS encoding L,D-transpeptidase, with protein MKRRHFITGVAASGAAFGGGLATPALAHPPKEMPSYDVPPEMMPRKVPIAAGAPPYEIHVDPDNFALYWTLPDNMAWRYTVGVGRPGLYESGEFYVGAKKEWPSWTPTPGMIDREPEKYKKYADGMEGGLDNPLGSRALYLFTEERGDTFLRIHGTNDPSTLGKRVSNGCARLVNDQMAELYDRVPMNTRVVLYEPIG; from the coding sequence ATGAAGAGACGACATTTCATCACCGGTGTAGCCGCCAGCGGTGCCGCATTCGGCGGTGGCCTTGCCACGCCCGCATTGGCGCATCCGCCCAAGGAAATGCCGAGCTATGACGTGCCGCCAGAGATGATGCCGCGCAAAGTGCCAATCGCGGCGGGCGCGCCGCCCTATGAAATCCACGTCGATCCCGACAATTTCGCGCTCTACTGGACACTGCCCGACAATATGGCGTGGCGCTATACCGTGGGCGTGGGCCGCCCCGGTCTTTATGAATCCGGTGAGTTCTACGTTGGTGCCAAGAAGGAATGGCCGAGCTGGACCCCGACACCGGGTATGATTGACCGCGAACCGGAGAAATACAAGAAATACGCCGATGGTATGGAAGGCGGTTTGGACAATCCGCTGGGGTCGCGTGCCCTCTATCTCTTCACCGAGGAGCGCGGCGATACCTTCCTGCGCATCCATGGCACCAATGACCCCAGCACATTGGGCAAACGCGTCTCGAACGGCTGTGCCCGTTTGGTGAACGATCAGATGGCCGAGCTTTATGACCGCGTGCCAATGAACACCCGCGTGGTGCTTTACGAACCCATCGGCTGA
- a CDS encoding L,D-transpeptidase family protein, with protein MGFSATFSRQLSKFIAGFALLISALVLAAPATAQVTAFKQAVAEAAAQDDDIAAFYRENDYTAIWTGAAEEHRARRSELMRAITTADDHGLPVTRYNPDAVLEMLRTAETPRDRGFAEVELSRVFLRYARDVQTGVLIPKRIISQIVREIPYRDRKTYLQDLPESTPAAYFRALPPRSLEYNALLKEKIAMEKLLSQGGWGPSVPAGKLEPGDTGNDVIALRNRLIAMGFLERSNAVGYDASLTEAVRQFQEAHGLNTDGVAGPATMKQINIGVEQRLQSVMVALERERWFNTDRGKRHILVNIPDFSAKIIDDGKITFQTRSVVGAAREDRPTPEFSDVMEHMVVNPSWYVPRSIVTGEYLPQLKRNPYAVNHIEITDSRGRKVNRGAVNFNRYTARTFPFSMRQPPSKTNALGLVKFMFPNKYNIYLHDTPAKSLFARDVRAFSHGCVRLAEPFEFAYALLAPQSADPEGEFQAILRSGRETRVVLEEQVPVHLIYRTAVTNARGHTEYRDDVYGRDALIWNALSKAGVALRGVQG; from the coding sequence ATGGGATTCAGCGCGACTTTTTCACGGCAACTGTCCAAATTTATCGCAGGGTTTGCCCTGTTGATTTCGGCCCTGGTCCTTGCCGCGCCTGCCACGGCGCAGGTCACCGCCTTCAAACAAGCCGTCGCCGAAGCTGCTGCCCAAGACGATGACATCGCCGCCTTCTACCGTGAGAACGATTATACCGCCATCTGGACAGGGGCAGCCGAAGAACACCGCGCGCGCCGGTCGGAACTGATGCGGGCGATCACCACGGCGGATGATCATGGCCTGCCGGTCACCCGTTACAACCCCGATGCAGTGTTGGAGATGCTGCGCACGGCCGAGACCCCGCGTGATCGCGGATTCGCCGAGGTGGAGTTGAGCCGCGTGTTCCTGCGCTATGCCCGCGACGTGCAGACCGGTGTGCTGATCCCCAAACGGATCATCAGCCAGATCGTGCGCGAAATCCCCTACCGTGACCGGAAGACCTATCTGCAAGACCTGCCCGAATCCACGCCCGCCGCTTATTTCCGCGCCCTGCCGCCGCGCAGCCTTGAGTATAATGCGCTGCTGAAAGAGAAGATCGCGATGGAAAAGCTGCTGTCGCAGGGCGGCTGGGGCCCCTCGGTGCCTGCGGGCAAGCTTGAGCCGGGCGATACCGGGAATGACGTCATTGCCCTGCGCAACCGTCTGATCGCCATGGGCTTTCTGGAGCGGTCCAATGCCGTGGGCTATGACGCCAGCCTGACCGAAGCCGTGCGCCAGTTCCAAGAGGCCCACGGGCTGAACACCGATGGCGTTGCCGGTCCGGCCACGATGAAACAGATCAACATTGGCGTTGAGCAGCGGCTGCAATCGGTCATGGTCGCACTTGAGCGTGAGCGTTGGTTCAACACCGACCGCGGCAAACGTCATATCCTTGTGAACATCCCCGATTTCTCGGCCAAGATCATCGACGATGGCAAGATCACCTTCCAGACCCGCTCGGTGGTAGGGGCCGCGCGCGAGGACCGCCCGACGCCCGAATTCTCGGACGTGATGGAGCATATGGTGGTCAATCCCAGCTGGTATGTGCCGCGGTCGATCGTCACTGGGGAATACCTGCCGCAGCTCAAGCGCAACCCCTATGCGGTCAACCATATCGAGATTACCGACAGCCGGGGCCGCAAGGTGAACCGCGGCGCGGTGAACTTTAACCGCTACACCGCGCGGACCTTCCCCTTCTCCATGCGCCAACCGCCCAGCAAGACCAATGCCTTGGGTCTGGTGAAGTTCATGTTCCCCAACAAATACAACATCTACCTGCATGACACCCCGGCCAAGAGCCTGTTTGCCCGCGACGTGCGTGCCTTCAGCCATGGTTGCGTGCGTCTGGCCGAGCCCTTTGAATTCGCCTATGCGCTGCTGGCCCCGCAATCGGCAGACCCGGAAGGTGAGTTTCAGGCCATTCTGCGCAGCGGGCGCGAGACGCGCGTCGTTCTCGAAGAGCAGGTGCCGGTGCATCTGATCTACCGCACCGCCGTGACCAATGCGCGCGGCCATACCGAATACCGCGATGACGTATATGGCCGGGATGCGCTGATCTGGAACGCGCTCTCCAAGGCGGGGGTGGCCTTGCGCGGCGTTCAGGGGTAA
- a CDS encoding NUDIX domain-containing protein: protein MRHLFIYGTLRHLPLLEIVLGRSAKAIDLSPANLPGYQVSAAAEGPFPTIETRDGAQAEGLLVRGLSADDFARLDFYEGAFDYDLVPVTLADGQGAEVYLPQPGRWTAQGPWSLPEWERDWAALSCHAAREVMSYMGKRPRAEVDAMFPMIRRRAHQQVLATQGMHDPLALDGKVEVTDRRRVYANFFALDEISLRHETFDGSMSAQIDRAVFVSADAALVLPYDPLRDRVLLVEQIRMGPLARGDHTRWQLEPIAGHIDPGETPQAAARREAREEAGITLGALEPVGNVYASPGMRRNSFTFSWDWRICRIISSAPAVWLRRARISGRILCHSMI, encoded by the coding sequence ATGCGACATCTCTTTATCTACGGCACCCTGCGGCATCTGCCGCTGTTGGAAATCGTGCTTGGCCGCTCCGCCAAGGCGATTGACCTCAGCCCCGCCAATCTGCCCGGCTACCAAGTCTCTGCCGCCGCCGAAGGCCCGTTTCCCACGATTGAGACGCGCGATGGCGCGCAGGCCGAGGGCTTGCTGGTGCGGGGCCTGAGCGCGGATGATTTCGCGCGGCTCGACTTCTATGAAGGCGCGTTCGACTATGATTTGGTCCCGGTGACACTTGCAGACGGGCAGGGGGCCGAGGTCTATCTCCCCCAGCCCGGGCGCTGGACCGCGCAGGGGCCATGGTCCTTGCCTGAATGGGAGCGTGATTGGGCCGCGCTTTCCTGCCACGCCGCGCGCGAAGTGATGAGCTATATGGGCAAGCGCCCGCGGGCCGAGGTCGATGCGATGTTTCCGATGATCCGCCGCCGGGCCCATCAGCAGGTGCTGGCGACACAGGGCATGCATGATCCGCTGGCGCTCGATGGCAAGGTCGAGGTGACCGACCGCCGCCGCGTTTACGCGAACTTCTTCGCCCTTGATGAAATCTCGCTGCGGCATGAGACCTTTGACGGCAGCATGTCGGCGCAGATTGACCGCGCGGTTTTTGTCAGCGCGGATGCAGCTTTGGTGCTGCCCTATGACCCGCTGCGCGACCGCGTGCTGCTGGTCGAGCAAATCCGCATGGGCCCGCTGGCGCGCGGCGATCATACCCGCTGGCAGTTGGAGCCCATCGCGGGCCATATCGACCCCGGCGAGACACCGCAGGCCGCCGCGCGGCGCGAGGCGCGTGAGGAGGCGGGGATCACCTTGGGCGCCTTGGAACCGGTCGGAAACGTCTATGCCTCCCCGGGAATGCGACGGAATTCTTTCACATTTTCGTGGGATTGGCGGATTTGCCGGATCATATCATCGGCACCGGCGGTTTGGCTGCGGAGGGCGAGGATATCCGGTCGCATCTTATGTCATTCGATGATCTGA
- a CDS encoding invasion associated locus B family protein: MSKFMTALPLCAALALTAPMTAFAQTATEEDTAQTEEQQPQPGTSGNASQIEEQLSLGEDADKDPDLGKPYTKKEIGAWEMRCIKTEEEVDPCQMYQLLADGEGAPVAEVSLFRLPGGGQAKAGATVVVPLETALPAQLTLSVDGGKARRYPYAFCNPVGCYVRMGLTDADIGAFKRGKEAVLTIVPALAPDQEVKLTLSLDGFTASYDEVSVIEQ; the protein is encoded by the coding sequence ATGAGCAAGTTTATGACCGCCCTGCCGCTTTGTGCAGCGCTTGCACTGACGGCCCCAATGACGGCTTTCGCCCAGACCGCCACGGAAGAAGACACCGCCCAGACCGAAGAGCAGCAGCCCCAGCCCGGCACCAGCGGCAATGCTTCGCAGATCGAAGAGCAGCTGAGCCTTGGTGAAGATGCGGACAAAGACCCCGATCTGGGCAAGCCCTACACCAAGAAAGAAATCGGTGCTTGGGAGATGCGCTGCATCAAGACCGAGGAAGAGGTCGACCCCTGCCAGATGTACCAACTCCTCGCCGATGGCGAAGGCGCGCCGGTTGCCGAAGTCTCGCTCTTCCGTCTGCCCGGCGGTGGTCAGGCCAAGGCCGGTGCCACGGTTGTTGTCCCGCTTGAGACCGCCCTGCCCGCGCAGCTGACCCTGTCGGTCGACGGTGGCAAGGCCCGCCGCTATCCCTATGCCTTCTGCAACCCCGTGGGCTGCTATGTGCGCATGGGTCTGACCGATGCCGATATCGGCGCCTTCAAGCGCGGCAAGGAAGCGGTGCTGACCATCGTGCCCGCTCTGGCCCCGGATCAGGAAGTGAAACTGACCCTCTCGCTCGACGGGTTCACTGCCAGCTACGACGAAGTCTCGGTGATCGAGCAGTAA
- a CDS encoding TrgA family protein, producing the protein MPTGARLMAAISLAVLAFVLSGMVVPLMPESTDFGYFLPLNVVLGLIVGWRVMGRRAGRGIVAAINNGFAGVFVLMLWAIFLQAANEMVRLALRNRYDDPFEAIVAVFQIGAEFGLMIATVPIGVALVVGGMIAGLLTEFAYNRWP; encoded by the coding sequence ATGCCGACTGGTGCGCGACTTATGGCGGCGATCTCACTCGCCGTGCTGGCCTTTGTCCTGTCGGGCATGGTGGTGCCACTGATGCCGGAAAGCACGGATTTCGGGTATTTCCTGCCGCTTAACGTGGTGCTTGGCCTCATCGTGGGCTGGCGCGTGATGGGCCGGCGCGCGGGCCGGGGCATCGTGGCTGCGATCAACAACGGTTTTGCCGGGGTCTTCGTGCTGATGCTCTGGGCGATCTTCTTGCAGGCGGCGAATGAAATGGTTCGGCTGGCGTTGCGCAACCGCTATGACGATCCCTTCGAGGCCATCGTCGCCGTCTTCCAGATCGGCGCGGAATTCGGTCTGATGATCGCCACCGTGCCCATCGGCGTGGCGCTTGTCGTCGGGGGCATGATTGCAGGGCTTTTGACCGAATTTGCTTATAACCGTTGGCCCTGA
- the lpxD gene encoding UDP-3-O-(3-hydroxymyristoyl)glucosamine N-acyltransferase, whose amino-acid sequence MTYSVQQIAKAVGASAEGDIELKVSGVAEPASAKSGEMALAMDPRYASSLSDGAAEVAMLWEGADWRALGLKAAILPNRPRYALSGVTRMLDKGQGFKPGIHPTAAIDPEAVLGEGVSVGPLAVISAGARIGAGSVIGPLCFVGVDATLGDGCFLREHVSIGARVTIGSGFIAQSGVRLGGDGFSFVTAELSTVESARQTLGDQGDAAPQPWTRIHSLGAVTIGADVEMGMGSTIDNGTIRDTQVGDGTKIDNLVHIGHNAVIGKNCLLCGQAGVGGSTRVGDNVVLGGQVGLADNITIGDRVIAGGGTIVLSNVPEGRTMLGYPATQMSKQTEIYKALRRLPKLLRDVAALQKVVSKADKAD is encoded by the coding sequence ATGACCTATAGTGTTCAGCAAATCGCCAAAGCCGTCGGCGCCAGCGCCGAGGGCGACATCGAACTCAAGGTAAGCGGCGTCGCGGAACCCGCCAGCGCCAAATCGGGCGAAATGGCGCTGGCGATGGACCCGCGCTATGCCAGCAGCCTTTCCGATGGCGCCGCCGAAGTGGCGATGCTTTGGGAAGGGGCTGACTGGCGCGCTCTGGGCCTCAAGGCCGCGATCTTGCCCAACCGTCCGCGCTATGCGCTTTCCGGCGTGACGCGGATGCTCGACAAGGGGCAGGGGTTCAAGCCGGGCATTCACCCCACCGCCGCGATCGACCCCGAGGCCGTGCTGGGCGAAGGCGTCTCGGTCGGCCCCTTGGCGGTGATCTCTGCCGGGGCGCGGATCGGCGCGGGCAGCGTCATCGGGCCGCTGTGTTTTGTTGGCGTGGATGCGACATTGGGTGACGGCTGTTTTCTGCGCGAACATGTCAGCATCGGCGCGCGGGTCACCATTGGATCGGGTTTCATCGCGCAGTCGGGCGTGCGCTTGGGCGGCGACGGTTTCTCTTTCGTGACGGCCGAGCTGTCCACCGTGGAAAGCGCGCGGCAAACGCTCGGCGATCAGGGCGATGCCGCCCCGCAGCCTTGGACCCGTATCCATTCGCTTGGCGCTGTGACCATCGGCGCGGATGTCGAAATGGGCATGGGTTCCACCATCGACAACGGCACCATCCGCGACACGCAGGTCGGCGACGGCACCAAAATCGACAACCTCGTGCATATCGGCCACAACGCGGTGATCGGCAAAAACTGCCTGCTCTGCGGGCAGGCGGGCGTTGGCGGCTCGACCCGCGTGGGCGACAATGTGGTGCTCGGCGGGCAGGTCGGTCTGGCCGACAATATCACCATTGGCGACCGGGTGATCGCGGGCGGGGGGACCATTGTGCTCTCCAACGTGCCCGAGGGACGCACCATGTTGGGCTACCCCGCCACCCAAATGAGCAAGCAGACCGAAATCTACAAAGCGCTGCGCCGTTTGCCCAAGCTGCTGCGCGATGTCGCGGCCCTGCAAAAGGTGGTTTCCAAAGCCGACAAGGCTGACTAA
- a CDS encoding DUF3772 domain-containing protein: MNRQLNTLLTPVQRAEAAYLRADALIGQIDVALRERQTEQLMEVVPTPLNPVHWRTAIDDLATAAGEIAAEAPDDADTARRSLRSSLPAVLALTILGLVLIFRGHHWSTAIVGRLQQFGARGFGIWRFVVSLLRIILPTVGLVLLAMAVLATDWLGPRGSTLVQLIPVIGGAMLGVRWVAERVFSRDEDEALILLPAAERKAVRFYVSIITVTVIIGAIITAIFDGQQPAETTEAVLRLPVMLLSAFALFRIGKILRGYSDPVTEDVSAAEEPRTSTLNRVVRGLGLGAMIVAVVAPLLLISGYYNAAVSLLPPYVTTLVLLGLVMTLQRFLADVYGAMTGQGVQARDALMPVFFGLILLLLSLPVMALAWGARVTDLTELWALFSRGFAFGETRIRPTDFLSFAVIFVIGYAVTRLIQGALRSNVLPKTRMDIGGQNAIVSGIGYVGIFLAALLAITGAGIDLSALAYVAGALSVGIGFGLQNVVSNFVSGIILLIERPISEGDWIEVGGQMGYVRDISVRSTRIETFDRTDVIVPNADLISGTVTNYTRGNTVGRLIVPVGVAYGTDTKRIEGILQEIAEAQPIVLTNPPPAVLFLNFGADALEFEVRCYLRDVNWMMKVKNDINHAIAARFKEEGIEIPFAQRDLWLRNPETLQHATSASVQDGSDKAEPQA; this comes from the coding sequence TTGAACCGACAGCTCAACACCCTGCTGACGCCGGTTCAGCGGGCCGAAGCGGCATATCTGCGCGCCGATGCGCTGATCGGGCAGATCGACGTGGCCCTGCGCGAACGCCAGACCGAGCAGTTGATGGAGGTGGTGCCCACGCCGCTCAACCCCGTCCATTGGCGCACCGCGATAGACGATCTGGCGACAGCGGCGGGCGAGATCGCCGCCGAAGCGCCTGACGATGCCGACACGGCGCGACGCAGCCTGCGTTCCTCTCTCCCTGCGGTTCTGGCTCTCACCATTCTGGGCTTGGTGCTGATCTTCCGTGGCCATCATTGGTCGACCGCGATTGTGGGTCGGCTTCAGCAATTCGGCGCGCGCGGCTTTGGCATCTGGCGCTTTGTCGTGTCTCTTTTGCGGATCATCCTGCCCACGGTGGGTCTGGTCTTACTGGCCATGGCCGTCTTGGCGACCGATTGGCTCGGCCCGCGCGGCTCAACCCTTGTGCAGCTGATCCCGGTGATCGGCGGCGCGATGCTGGGTGTTCGCTGGGTCGCCGAACGGGTGTTCTCTCGCGATGAGGACGAGGCGCTGATCCTGCTGCCCGCGGCTGAGCGCAAAGCGGTTCGTTTCTACGTCAGCATTATCACCGTCACCGTCATCATTGGCGCCATCATCACCGCCATTTTCGACGGCCAGCAACCGGCAGAAACCACCGAGGCCGTGCTGCGCCTGCCGGTAATGCTGCTGAGCGCCTTTGCCCTGTTCCGCATCGGGAAAATTCTGCGCGGTTATAGCGATCCGGTGACAGAAGATGTCTCCGCCGCCGAAGAGCCGCGGACCTCGACGCTGAACCGCGTCGTGCGCGGGCTGGGCTTGGGCGCGATGATCGTGGCCGTGGTGGCGCCCCTCTTGCTGATCAGCGGCTATTACAACGCCGCCGTTTCGCTGCTGCCGCCCTATGTCACCACGCTGGTGCTTCTGGGGCTGGTGATGACGCTGCAACGCTTCTTGGCCGATGTTTACGGTGCCATGACCGGGCAAGGGGTGCAGGCACGCGACGCGCTGATGCCCGTCTTCTTTGGCCTGATCCTGCTGCTGCTGTCGCTGCCTGTGATGGCGCTGGCATGGGGCGCGCGGGTCACCGACCTAACTGAGCTTTGGGCGCTGTTCAGCCGGGGCTTCGCCTTTGGCGAGACGCGGATCCGTCCCACGGATTTCCTCTCCTTCGCGGTGATCTTCGTGATCGGCTATGCCGTCACCCGACTGATCCAAGGGGCGCTGCGCAGCAACGTCCTGCCCAAGACGCGGATGGACATCGGCGGGCAGAACGCCATCGTCTCGGGGATCGGCTATGTGGGGATTTTCCTCGCCGCGCTGCTCGCCATCACCGGGGCGGGGATCGACCTTTCTGCGCTGGCCTATGTTGCCGGGGCACTTTCGGTCGGTATCGGTTTCGGCCTGCAAAACGTGGTGTCGAACTTCGTCTCGGGCATCATCCTGTTGATCGAACGCCCGATCTCCGAAGGGGATTGGATCGAGGTGGGCGGCCAGATGGGCTATGTGCGCGACATCTCGGTGCGTTCCACAAGGATCGAAACCTTCGACCGCACCGATGTGATCGTGCCCAATGCCGACCTGATCAGCGGCACGGTCACCAACTACACCCGCGGCAATACCGTGGGCCGCCTTATCGTGCCCGTGGGCGTGGCTTACGGCACCGACACCAAACGGATCGAAGGCATCCTGCAAGAGATCGCCGAGGCGCAGCCCATCGTGCTGACCAACCCGCCGCCCGCGGTCCTGTTCTTGAACTTCGGGGCCGATGCGCTGGAGTTCGAGGTGCGCTGTTACCTGCGGGACGTGAATTGGATGATGAAGGTCAAGAACGACATCAACCACGCCATCGCCGCGCGTTTCAAAGAGGAAGGGATCGAAATTCCCTTTGCCCAACGCGACCTATGGCTGCGCAACCCTGAGACCTTGCAGCACGCGACCAGTGCCAGCGTCCAAGACGGCAGCGACAAGGCGGAGCCGCAGGCATGA
- a CDS encoding cysteine synthase A, whose protein sequence is MQVAKDLAEAIGNTPLIRLRGASEETGCEILGKAEFMNPGQSVKDRAALFIIRDAIARGELKPGGTIVEGTAGNTGIGLALVGASMGFKTVIVIPETQSQEKKDMLRLAGAELVQVPAAPYKNPNNFVRYSERLAKELAKTTPEGVIWANQFDNTANRQAHIETTGPEIWEQTGGEVDGFCCAVGSGGTLVGVAMALQPKGVKIALADPDGAALHSYYTEGELKSEGSSIAEGIGQGRITANLEGFKPDYSYNISDEEALPVVFDLLENEGLCLGASSGVNVAGAMRLAKEMGPGHTIVTVLCDFGTRYQSKLFNPEFLREKGLPTPAWLDAAPQSIPGVFEDT, encoded by the coding sequence ATGCAGGTTGCTAAAGATCTGGCCGAGGCCATTGGAAACACACCGCTGATCCGGCTGCGCGGCGCGAGCGAAGAGACCGGCTGCGAAATCTTGGGCAAGGCGGAGTTCATGAACCCCGGCCAATCGGTCAAGGACCGCGCGGCGCTGTTCATCATCCGCGACGCCATCGCACGGGGTGAGTTGAAGCCCGGCGGCACCATTGTTGAGGGCACCGCGGGCAACACCGGCATCGGGCTTGCGCTGGTGGGCGCGTCGATGGGGTTCAAGACCGTCATCGTCATCCCTGAGACCCAGTCGCAGGAAAAGAAAGACATGCTTCGGCTGGCCGGTGCGGAATTGGTGCAGGTGCCCGCCGCACCCTACAAGAACCCCAATAACTTCGTCCGCTATTCCGAGCGTTTGGCCAAGGAATTGGCCAAGACCACGCCCGAGGGGGTGATTTGGGCCAACCAGTTCGACAATACCGCCAACCGGCAAGCCCATATCGAAACCACTGGCCCCGAGATTTGGGAACAGACCGGCGGCGAGGTCGATGGCTTTTGCTGCGCGGTCGGTTCGGGCGGCACGCTCGTCGGCGTGGCCATGGCGCTGCAACCCAAGGGCGTGAAGATCGCACTGGCCGATCCCGATGGCGCGGCGCTGCACAGCTACTATACCGAAGGCGAGTTGAAATCCGAAGGCAGTTCCATCGCCGAGGGCATCGGTCAGGGGCGGATCACCGCGAACCTCGAAGGGTTCAAGCCCGACTATTCCTACAACATCTCAGACGAAGAGGCGCTGCCGGTCGTCTTTGACCTGCTGGAGAATGAGGGGCTCTGCCTTGGTGCCTCCTCGGGCGTCAACGTCGCCGGGGCCATGCGTTTGGCGAAAGAGATGGGGCCGGGCCATACCATCGTGACCGTGCTGTGCGACTTCGGCACGCGCTATCAATCCAAACTCTTCAACCCGGAGTTCCTGCGCGAGAAGGGGCTGCCGACGCCCGCTTGGCTTGATGCCGCGCCGCAATCCATCCCAGGTGTTTTCGAGGATACATGA
- a CDS encoding beta-ketoacyl-[acyl-carrier-protein] synthase family protein has translation MRRVVITGAGTINALGLSVPETLAAMREGKCGIGPLEFRDVERLAIRIGGQVRGFEAEGRYNRQQIALYDRFTQFTLTAAREAIEQSGLTFTDDLAARAGVVLGTAGGGVSTWDDNYRAVYEEGKNRVHPFVVPKLMNNAAASHVSMEWNLRGPSFTVSTACASSNHAMAQAFAMVRSGMSPVMVTGGSESMLCFGGVKAWEGLRVMSRDACRPFSANRNGMVQGEGAGVFVFEDYEHARARGAEILCEVAGFAMTSDASDIVMPSKAGAARAMQGALADAGINREEVGYINAHGTGTAANDKTECAAVADVFGTHADRLMISSSKSMHGHIIGGTGAVELLACIMALRDGVIAPTIGYEEPDPECALDVVPNEAREAQVDVALSNAFAFGGMNAVLALRRA, from the coding sequence ATGCGGCGCGTTGTCATCACCGGCGCGGGCACGATCAACGCTTTGGGCCTGTCGGTGCCCGAGACGCTGGCGGCCATGCGCGAGGGCAAATGCGGCATCGGTCCGCTGGAGTTCCGGGATGTGGAGCGGCTGGCCATCCGCATCGGCGGTCAGGTGCGCGGGTTCGAGGCCGAGGGCCGCTACAACCGCCAGCAAATCGCGCTCTATGATCGGTTCACGCAATTCACCCTCACCGCCGCGCGCGAAGCGATCGAACAATCGGGCCTGACCTTCACCGATGACTTGGCCGCCCGCGCAGGGGTGGTGCTGGGCACGGCGGGGGGCGGTGTCTCGACATGGGACGATAATTACCGCGCGGTCTACGAAGAGGGCAAAAACCGGGTGCATCCCTTCGTGGTGCCCAAGCTGATGAACAACGCCGCCGCCAGCCATGTCAGCATGGAATGGAACCTGCGCGGGCCGTCTTTCACCGTCTCCACCGCCTGTGCCTCGTCGAACCACGCCATGGCGCAGGCCTTCGCGATGGTTCGCTCAGGCATGAGCCCGGTGATGGTGACGGGCGGATCGGAATCCATGCTCTGCTTCGGCGGGGTGAAGGCTTGGGAAGGGCTGCGCGTGATGAGCCGCGATGCCTGCCGCCCCTTCTCAGCCAATCGCAACGGAATGGTGCAAGGCGAGGGCGCGGGTGTCTTTGTCTTTGAAGACTATGAACACGCGCGCGCGAGGGGAGCCGAGATCCTCTGCGAAGTCGCGGGGTTCGCTATGACCTCGGATGCCAGCGATATCGTCATGCCCTCCAAGGCGGGAGCCGCGCGGGCGATGCAGGGCGCACTGGCCGATGCGGGGATCAACCGCGAAGAGGTCGGCTATATCAACGCACATGGGACTGGAACGGCGGCGAATGACAAGACCGAATGCGCCGCCGTGGCGGATGTCTTTGGCACCCATGCGGACCGGTTGATGATCTCTTCCAGCAAATCGATGCATGGTCATATCATCGGCGGCACCGGCGCGGTCGAGCTTTTGGCCTGTATCATGGCGCTGCGCGACGGGGTGATCGCGCCGACCATTGGCTATGAGGAACCCGACCCGGAATGCGCGCTCGACGTCGTGCCCAATGAGGCGCGCGAAGCGCAGGTTGATGTGGCGCTCAGCAATGCTTTTGCCTTTGGTGGGATGAACGCCGTGCTGGCGCTGCGCCGCGCCTGA
- a CDS encoding acyl carrier protein — protein sequence MNTQDQVITILAEQAMIEPEDVTLDSTLEDLGIDSMGVVECIFAIEETFDINVPFNANSPSESDFDISTVRSVVAGVERLQAEQS from the coding sequence ATGAACACTCAGGATCAGGTCATTACCATCCTCGCCGAACAGGCCATGATCGAGCCGGAGGATGTCACGCTCGACAGTACGCTCGAAGACCTCGGGATCGACAGCATGGGGGTTGTGGAATGCATCTTTGCGATTGAAGAGACATTCGACATCAACGTGCCTTTCAACGCCAACAGCCCCAGCGAAAGCGATTTCGACATCTCGACCGTGCGCAGCGTCGTCGCCGGGGTCGAACGGCTGCAAGCCGAACAGAGCTGA
- a CDS encoding YcbK family protein, with protein MTGKSSSGMTRRALLGAFAATTVAAAPTFSNAAGFLRGAGDIRRIRMYSGRTGERLDMIYWIEGHYIKDAFAEINHFMRDWRTDDVINMDLRTIDIMAASHNLLDVNEPYMLLSGYRSPKTNAMLRSRSSGVAKNSLHLKGQAADLRLASRSVHQVARAAMACRGGGVGRYSGSNFTHMDCGTVRSWGG; from the coding sequence ATGACAGGCAAAAGCTCCTCGGGGATGACCCGGCGCGCCCTTCTCGGCGCATTCGCAGCAACCACCGTTGCAGCAGCTCCCACCTTCTCGAACGCGGCAGGCTTTCTGCGGGGCGCAGGCGACATTCGCCGCATCCGCATGTATTCGGGCCGCACCGGTGAGCGGTTGGACATGATCTATTGGATCGAAGGTCACTATATCAAAGACGCCTTTGCCGAGATCAACCACTTCATGCGCGACTGGCGGACCGACGATGTCATCAACATGGACCTGCGCACCATCGATATCATGGCCGCGTCGCATAATCTGCTGGATGTGAACGAGCCCTATATGCTCCTCTCCGGCTACCGCAGCCCGAAAACCAACGCGATGCTGCGCTCCCGTTCCAGCGGTGTGGCCAAGAATTCGCTGCACCTCAAAGGTCAGGCCGCTGACCTGCGCCTCGCCTCGCGCTCGGTGCATCAGGTGGCCCGCGCGGCGATGGCTTGTCGCGGTGGCGGCGTCGGGCGCTACTCCGGCTCCAACTTCACCCATATGGACTGCGGCACAGTGCGCAGCTGGGGCGGCTGA